The sequence TCGATCACGCTGTCGATCGTCGGCGAGACGGACTCGCGCCCGGTCCTGCGCAGCACGGCCAGACCTGGAGACCTGGTGTTCGTCACCGGAAGCCTCGGCGGCGCTGCTGCAGGATCCAAAGCGCTTGCGCGTGCTTCCGCGGCGAGCGGCGCGGCGCTTGCCGGCGCGCGGCGGGAATCGGCGGCGTACCGCCTGCCGCCCGATCGCATCGAGTTCGCGTCGCGCGCGGCGGCGCTCGGTCTTTTGCACGCGATGATCGACGTCTCGGACGGGCTCGTGCAGGATCTCGGTCATCTCGCTAGGGAGTCGCGCGTGCGCCTGCGCATCGACGTCGCTGCCGTCCCGGTGCACGCGGCTGCGTTGCGCCTTGAAAAACGCAGCGGCAGCCGCGGTGCGGCTCTCGAGCTCGCGCTCGGCGGCGGCGAAGACTACGAGCTTGCGCTCACGGCGTCGCCGCGAGCATGGCCGGCGCTGGAGCGCCTCGCGGCGTCGCAGCGCGTTGCATTGATGCCGATCGGAGTCGTCGAGCGCGGTCGCGCGGCCGTCGTGAACGACGACGGCCGCGCGATCCTCGTCGCCGGCTTCGACCATTTGCGTCGCACCCGCCCGCGTACGACGAAGAAGAAATGAACGCGGCGCTGCTCGAGGCCATGCTTGCATCGGTTGCGGCCGGCGAGACCAGCGTTGCCGAAGCGGTCGAGCGCATCCGTCACCTGCCGTTCACCGACGTCGAAGGCGCGAGAGTCGATCATCACCGCGAGCTTCGCACAGGCCTGCCCGAAGTGATCTTCGGCGAAGGAAAAACTGCGCAGCAGATCGCGACGATCGCCCGCGAGATGGTCGATCGCAGCGGCGGCGTGCTGGTAACCAGGATCGATGCCGGCAAGGTTGCGGCGTTGCGCGATACGGTAGGCGATATCGAGCACTATCCGGATGCGCGCATCGCCATGCGCCGGCGCGACGGCTCGGCGGCGGCCGCCGATGCAGCCCACGTTGCCGCCCACGTCGCTGTAATATCGGCGGGAACCTCCGACCAGCCGGTTGCCGAAGAGGCTGCGCGCACTCTCGAGTTCCTCGGTGCAGGCGTGCGTCGTTACCGCGACCTCGGGATCTCCGGCTTGCACCGCCTGATGGCCGAGCGCCACGCGCTCAGTGCGGCATCGGCAGTGATTGTCGTCGCGGGCATGGAAGGCGCATTGCCGAGTGTCGTCGGTGGGCTCCTCGATGTGCCGATCATCGCGGTGCCGACCAGCATCGGCTACGGCGCGAGCTTCGGCGGCCTTGCCGCCTTGCTCGCAATGATGAACTCGTGCGCTCCCGGCGTGACGGTCGTCAACATCGACAACGGCTTCGGCGCCGCCGTCGCCGCGGCAGCGGTGCTGCGGGTCGCTGCGCGGACGCGCTGAACGTCGACGTCCGCGGCAGGCACGACTGATATACGGGCGTCCCGCCGCGCCGCGCCATCCGGTTTGCGCCCCCGGTGAGTCGATCCCGCGCTGCGGCCGCCATTTCGATTGATGTTCCCGGGACTTCGCCATGGTAGTCTTCGCGCGATGTACCGGCGCGTTTGTCTCGCGGCCGCCGTTGCCGCGATTCTCTGCGTCGTGGCCGCGCCTTGCTTCGCCGACGTCAGCCTCGCGCTGGATTCGGCAGCCGGTACCGCGCCAGCGCTGTTTTCCGACGGCGTGGTGCTGCAGCGCGACACGAACGTGCCGGTGTGGGGCACCGCGAGCCCCGGCGAGAACGTCAGCGTAACGGTCGCGGGCCAGACCAAAACCGTAGCCGCCGGTGGTGACGGCCGCTGGCGCGTCCTTCTCGACCCGATGACGGCAGGCGGTCCTTACGAGATGACCGTCAGCGGCAACAACACCATCAAGCTCGAGGACGTGCTCGTCGGCGACGTATGGATCTGCGCGGGCCAGTCGAACATGGTGATCCGGCGCCCCGACCAGAACGAGCTTGCGCCGTTCCCGTTCATCCACACGATGGGCCGCGGCGGCAATTGGAAAGAGCGTCCGTCCGCCATGGCGTTCGTGTTCGGCAGGGATCTGCAGGCCGAGCTCGGAGTGCCGATCGGGCTCATCAACCGTGCGGCCGGCGGCACGTCGATGCGCAGCTGGCTTCCACTGTCGGCAGAGAACGATCCCGATCCAACGGTGCAGGCGATCCTCGCGACGTGGGACGGGTGGGGAGACGAGTACCAGCACCAGGTGCAGCCTCTGGCGGGGTTTGCGATCCGCGGCATCGTCTACTGGCAAGGCGAGCAGGACTTGAAGCTCGCGCGCCAGGATCCGGGCAACATCGATCATTTCTATCATCTGCTGCCGGCGCTGGCGCGCGCGTGGCGCGCCGACTGGCAGATCGGGCAGATCCCGTTCGTCTTCGTGCAGCTTCCGACCGGTGGAGGTCTGCAGCTCGACCAGGTCGTGACGCCGCTCCCTCCGTCCCCGCCGTCGCCCGATATCGCGATGCGCATGCGACAGGCCACGTTCAATGGCCTTTCCGAGCCCGGCACTGCGCTGATGGTGTCGATCGACATTCCCGGCAGCGTGCACCCGCGCGACCACGACCTGTACGGATATCGGCTGGCAACCGCAGCGCTCGGCACCACATACGGCGAAAGCTTCGCGTACTCCGGACCGATCTACGCGTCGATGAGCATCGAGAGCGGCGGCCACGTGCGACTGAAGTTCAAGCCGAACACTGCCGACGCACTCCAGGCGGTCGGAGGACCGCTGCAGGGTTTCTCGATTTCTGCCGATGGACAGAACTTCGTGTGGGCGCAGGCGGAGATCCAGGCAAATGAAGTCGTCGTGTGGAACGACTCCATCCCGTCGCCGTCGGTCGTGCATTACGCGTGGGACAAGTACCCGACGTGGGCAAACCTGTTCAACGGCGCCGGGCTCGGTACGGCACCGTTCTCGACCACGGAGACGCCGGCGCCGTAGCGCGTCGCAGGCAGGTCATTTCCCGTTGGCGTGATTCGGCGGATTAATTCGTCGAGTAATTCGGATGAATCGCCGGTTTCGGCGGAAGCCGCTTCGCGCCATAAAGCACGTCGAGGCAGCCGTTGGCCTGGTTGCAGCAGCCTTGCGAGGTCTGGCATCCGGCGTCGGTTGCCAGCGGATCGTCGGATTCGACGAACTCGTAGAGGAAAACCTGCGCCACACCGCCGGGGTTGAGGCCGACCAGGTCGCAGGTCGAGCGGAACGCCATGGCGTCGCCGGTGTCGCGCAGCGTCGGAAAATCGTTGTCGCAGCCTTCGGTGTCGGTGACCTGAAAGATGTCGTGCTTGCTGGTGGTCAGGAAGATTTCCGAGTTGCCGTCGCTGTTGAACGGCGGCATCTGGCCTCCGCGGGTCGGCCGGTTCGGCTGGAACAGGTCCGCTCTCGACTCGAACGCGAGACGACTGCCGCCGTCGCTCACTGCCGGCCTTGCGCTGTCGGCATTTCCGAACGTGTACTGCCACAGCTCGTTCTTGAACAGGCGGAAACGGAAGACATCGGTTGCGCTGCCGCCGTTGCCGATCGGATCCATGTCCGACTGGTAAACGACAAAAGGGCCGCGCGCGAAGTTGCTCGCGCTCGAGATCGACGGGTTGAGGTTGCTTCCCGCGCCGGGCTTCGAGAGCTGTTCGAGCGTGCCGTCGGTGCGCGTGTAGTTGTAGATGTGGGAGCCCGAGGAACCGTTGCCGAGCTGGTCGAAGTCGGACTGGTACGCATTGGAGCGGCACTGGCGCGTGAACCAGTAGCCGCCGACGACCGGATGCGAGCTGGCGGTCCCGGCGGGACCGTTGCTGACCTGCGTCGTGACCCACTGGGTGCGGTCGGCCGCCGCATCGCCGAAGCTCAGGTTGAAGACCTCGTCGCTCGCATCCGCGTTGTGGAATCCGCGCCCGGGATTGTCGGGATCCGATCCGTTGTTGTCGTCGAGATCGCCGTTGGAGCGGAACGTCAGGCACTTGCCGCTGTCGCTCGCGTAGACTTCGGCATTGACGACGGGAGCAGTGGTGTCGGTGACCTGGACGAATTGTCCCGTCTCGCTGAACCAGAGGAAGACCTCGGGGTTGTGGTCGCCGTTGCCGACCGACGGGTCGAGATCGCCGGTGGAGACGAACGCGACGAAAAGATCGCGGCCGCTGTCGACGTCGTCGGTCTCGCGCGCAGCGTCGTAGCTCTCACCTGCGGCAGTGGTGGTGATGCGCGAGATCGCGCCGTTGCCGGCGTGGTAGATGTACACTTCGCGATGGCCGGGCGCGGTGCCGGGCCCCATCACGTCGCCGTCGGAAACGAAGACGATCGAATCCCCCTGCTGGGAGCGGATCTTCGGCGCCGAGATGTCCCCCGTCGTGTTGCGGGTGACCTGCATCAGCACCGGGATGCTCGAGTGCGCCATCGCTCGCGCCGGGCCAAAGACTGCCACTGCTGCAATCGCGAAAGAAAAAAGGAGCGCGGGTCGAAGATCCCCCGGGGACATCGCGACTCGACTCTACTCCGATCGCCGCCGCCGGCAACAGACGTTCGGCGGCGGCTCGCGATCGACGGCCGTCCGGCAACGCGGGGCTTGCGTCATTTCGGCTTCAGCGCGTTGTCGAGAGTATAGCGGTCGCGGTTTCGCTGCAGGAAATTCCAGCCCCACCCGACGACGGACCCGTCTTCGAAGACGACGGGCGTAAGGGCGTGCGCATCATCGACTCCCTGCCACACGTACCCCTGGGTGACGTAGTAGAGGATCACGACCTCGGTGCGTCCACCGACGCGATAGCTCTCGGTGCGCCACGGGTTGCGAAGCTGGATGCGCTTGTAGCCGACGATCTGGCCGGTGCCCATGAGGCTCTCGACCTGCTCCCTCGTCATTCCGAGCTTGATCGAGCCGACGTTCTGGTAGTTCGTATCGACGCCCTTTTGATAGACGTCCAGCGCCTGGCCGCTGCAGCCGGCCAGCGACGCGGCGAGCAGCGCGACGAGCGATGCAACGAACGGAGCGGAAGCCGGCCGCCGCCGCGACGATGCAGGCAGGTTTCGCGAAGAGCCCGTCATCGAATCTGCTTCTCGTTGAAATAACTGCACACGGCCCTGTCGCTGTCGGCAGGCGCCTCGGTGACGGGGGCCGACGTCGGCGCCGCGCCCTTGCGGTAGAGGCCGGCGCGCACCCGGTAACAGGTGCTGACGAAGTTCGGGTAGTTCTGGGCGGTGATCTTGACGAGGTCGGCGCCGATCCGGCACGCCTGAGCACGCACGCGCTCCATCGCCTCCTGCTGTGAGCAACGGGTCGAGAAGCCGGTATCGCCCAATCGCACTTCGCCGATGAGAAGAGCGTTGCCGGGAACGGCGTCGTTCATCTGATAGAGATCGGGGCAGCAGGTCGGGGCCAGGCCCGGGTACGCGTGATCGGTGCGCATGTAGACGGACGGGCCGCATCCCGCGGCTGCAGCCGCGAGCATCGCTGCGGCTATCGCGCGTCGCATTTTCCTGTTGCCTGGCTTCATGGCCGCCGACTCGCGGGCAGATTTATCGCCGTGGCCGCAGTCACGCCAGCGCGTGACCCGCTTCGCCAGTGCAATCTGCGCACAGGCGCCTAGCGCGTCGGCAACCTGCTAGCGAAAGAACAGCAACGTCACGACGACCAGCGCCGGCACCAGCACGGCGGTCGACCAGGCCAGATAGCCGACGAAGCCGGGCATGCGGACGCCGTTTTCTTCGGCAATTGCCTTGACCATGAGGTTGGGTCCGTTGCCGATGTACGTCATCGCTCCCATCATCACGGCGCCGCAGGAGATCGCCTCCAGCACGACGCTGCCGTCCGGACGGACCGCCAGGTAATCGGCAAGGTAGCGCGGGCTCTCGACGCCGACTCCGACCTGCCCGCAGGCCACTGCCGCAAACGCAAGATAAGTCGGCGCGTTGTCGAGGAAGCCCGACAGAAGCCCCGTCGACCAGAAATAGTCGCCCGCAGTGACAATGCCGAGCTGGCCGCCCTTGGCATTGAGGATGGCCAGCGGCGCGATCATCGCGATGAAAATGCCGGCGAACAGGATCGCGACCTCGGCGATCGGTGCGAACGTGAACCCGTTGCGCTCGCGGACCGATGCGTCGGTCGTGATCCACGATGCGCCTGCAATGGCCGCCATCAGTGATTCCTGGACGCCGAAGCTCCAGTTGCCGTCGGCGCTGCCGAGGCCGCTGCCCTTGGCGAGGATCACGGCGACGATCGCGGCGAGGAACACGAAGTTGTGGGCTCCTTCGATGGCTGGCGGCCCGGCGGCGTGCAGGCGCTGATGCGGCCGAGGCTCGCGCAGGCGGAAATCGACGGCGAGGAACGCCGCCAGCAGCATCGCGTTGATCGCGAGCCACTCGCGCCAGAACCGCAGGGTCCACGCGAACGGTACGCCCTTGAGGAAACCGAGGAACAGCGGCGGGTCGGCAAATGGGGTGAGCAATCCGCCGCAGTTGGAGACGATGAAGATGAAGAAGACGACCAGGTGCACGCGGTTGGCGCGGTCGCGATTGGCCTCGAGCATGGGACGGATCAGCAGCATCGACGCGCCGGTCGTGCCGATGAGGTTGGCCAGCACGGCTCCGACTGCCAGCAGGGCGGCGTTGGAGGCCGGCGACGCCGCTGCCGACCACGAAAGGCGAACGCCGCCCGAGACGACGTAAAGGGAGCCGAGCAGCGCCAGGAACGACGCGTAGTCGACTGCGGCGTGTTCGAGCTCGCCGAGGCCTTCGACTCCGAACGAAACGACCAGCCACACGGCGAACGGAATCGACAGCAGCGCCGCGACGACCGCGCGGTTGCGATTGTGGTGCCACCACTGTTCGGCAGCGATCGGAAGCACCGCGATCGCGAGAAGCAGAGAGGCGAACGGCCCGAGGCTCCACAGCGGAAGGCGCTCCCCGAGAGGAGATGCCGCGGCGCCGGCTGCCGCGGCCACAGGAACGAGGCCGACCACGCGCGCGCTGCTTACCGCTTCTACTACTACCGTACCTGGGTCTGTTCAGTGCGCCGGCTGGTCGGCCAGCTTCCATGCGAACGAGTACTGGTGAAGGGAGCCGGTCGTGAAGTCCTTGATCAGCACCTCGGTCGGCCGCGGCCTGGATCCGACCATGACCCAGTCCTTGTCGGTGCGGATGCGCACGAGGTTGTTGAAGGTGTCGCGGTAGTACTTGACCATGTGCGGCACGAGCTTGGCCTTGTCGAACGTGATCACGTACAGCGCGTAAGGCCTGCCGGTATCGCCATACAGCGATACCGTCTGCTCGAGCGTGTTCTCGTCCGAGGTCATCGCGCGCGAGTAGTCGGTTTTCCAGAACGGGAAGAAATCGATTCCGCGAAGATCGGTGCCGGCCAGGGGATCGTCGACGCCCACCTTGATGGACGACCCTCCGCTCCTGGTGACGCCCTTGCCGTCTTTCCATCCGAGCGGCGTTTCCGATTTCCAGCCGACGTCCGGCTTCTCGAAAGTGACGGTGCCGCCTCCGGCGGGATCGATCGTCACGTGGGCTTTGCTCGTGGCGCCGGCGGCGTCCTTGATCGTGATGTCGGCTTCGACCTTTTCGTTGACGGTCGACATCTTCTCGGCACGCTCGAGGAAAGCGGCCAGGTCCCCCGCATGGGCGGGCGCGGGAACGGCAGTCGCGAGAGCGAGGGCAGCGACCGCAGCCCGTCCGCAAAGGGCCATAGCCCGCCCAGATGCAGCGATAGCCCGTCCAGATGGAGCGATAGCCGGCCCAGATGGAGCGACAGCCCGTCCGGAGGAAACGGTGGCCCGCCGGAGGGAACCGGCGCCAGCGGGTCGAGAAAAAGGTGCGGCGGCCGGCGTCGAACGCGGCGGCCCCGGGGAGAACACTCGGGTGCTCGGCATGACCCAAGGCTGGGTTGCGGGCGGCCGATTTGTCAAGCGCCTCGCAGATTGGTGATTCGGCGTCGATTTTTGCGGTACCCATGCCGCGCCGCGCCAGCGAAGCCGCGATAATCCGCTGGAAATTCAACTTAGGGGGTTGAGTCCATGTGGGGTTTTCCGGCAGAAAGGCGTATTCGTGTTCGCTCGTGACGGGGGTGTCCGAAGCCGGGTGCGGCGGGTAGCTGCAATGGAGTCCCGCCGGCCGGTAGCCTGCCTTCTCGATCCAGGAGGATTTCGTTCATGATCCATGCGGGAAAAGCGCTCGCCGCCGCGGCATTCGTCCTCGTCCTGGCTGCCTGCGGTGAGGCCCTGGCCGACGGCGCGTCGGCAGCGGCGCCTGGCGGGGGCCCGGACATCGTCAACGGCATTCCCACGAACCTTCAGCCGACTACCGGCGCTTTGCTGTTCGTCGGCCCCGACTTGAAGAACGAGTTCCTCGACTGCTCGGGCGTGCTGATCGGCTGCCGCACGGTGCTGACTGCCGCGCACTGCGTCTGCAAGACCACCGACAACTACGCCGACTGCGTCAGCAAGGAGCTGCCGACGATCGACGACGCCGACCTGCGCTTCTTCTTCCAGCACAGCGGCTTCCAGCACGTCCGCGACATCTTCGTCAATCCTTCGTACGTGCGCGGCGTCAGCGGCGACCTGGCGATCCTTCGCCTGTCGGAAATCGTGACCGGCATCGAGCCGTCGCCGTATCACCAGGACTTCCCGCTCAACGTCACCGACGGCACCGACGGCGTGATCGCCGGCTTCGGCAGCAGCGGCGACGACCGTGTCGACGAGGCGATCAAGAGAGTCGGCGAGGTGACTACGGCCGCGTGTCCGGTCGGAAGCGGAGTGCTCGAGCCGGCCAACATCTGCTGGAACTTCACGGCACCGATCCTGAAGCCCGGCGACGAGTCCAACCTCTGCGTGAAGGACGACGGCGGCCCGCTGTTCATCGATTTCGGAGCAGGACCGGAAGTGGCCGGCATCCACGCGGGCGGCGGTGCCAGCTGCAACGTCGACTCGTTCTCGTACGACACGGCAGTCGGTCGCAACCGCGACTGGATCACCGAGGTCGGAGGACCGGACGTCAAGCGCGACCAGTGCAGCGACCTCGGCGAAGTGGGCGATCCGTGGGTCCTCGTGCAGGGCGGCGAAGGCACGCTGCCGAAGACCGACACCGAGATGCGTTTCGCGTTCGACGTACCGAAGGACGAAATCCTCATTCGCGCGACGGTCAACGGCGAGACCGAATCCGACGGCGACTACGACATGTTCGTCGGGCTGAACGAGAAGGTCCCCACCCGTTTCGACAACGATTGCCAGCAACGCGGTGTCGGCGAGTTCGGCTCCTGCAGCTTCACCACGGCGAACGTCACGCGCGTCAACGTGCTGATCCGCCACGTGCGGCCCCATGTCGGCAAAGGCAAGAGCCGCTTCCAGGTCACGGTCACTGCGTGGGAGCCTGCGCCGCCGGCCGGCAATCCGCCCGATGCTCCGGACGTGCTGCGCTACACGAAGCGGGCCACGGGCTTCCGGCTGCTCTCGTGGCTCGACGAGTCAGACGACGAGACCGGCTTCGAGCTGCAGCGCCGCCCCGGTACCGACACCACCGCGTCGTTCACGACGCGCGCGACGATCGGGGCCAACCACACGAGCATCCTCCAGGCGATTCCCGACGACGAGGTCTTCACGTACCGCGTCCGTGCGTTCAACGTCCACGGCCCGTCGGCCTGGTCGAACCTCTGCGTCGTCAACAAGCGCCTGCATCGCCCGACGAACCTGCACACGACGCTCATCACTGCGACTGCCGTCACGCTGCACTGGCACGACAACGCCGACGACGAGAGCCACTACGAGGTCCAGCGCCGGCTGTTCGGCACGACCAAGTGGAAGTCGGTGGCGACGCTTCCGCCCAACACCCAGGACTTCGTCGACCACGGCGTCGCGCCGGGGCAGACCTTCGAGTACCAGGTGCGCGCGAAAGGATTCGTCGATGAGTGCATCCCGCACTCGCGCTTCTCGGCGATTCTCGACGTGACGACGCCGGCGTCGTAAGGAAACGGCGCGGCGCTAGCCGGCGGCCGGCATGCCGCCGCCAGGCGCGGTCGACGGGGCGCGCGCCTGCTTCAGCACGTCCGCCACCGTCTCGCACAGCTGGTCGATCGTGTCGGGCTTGCGCACGAGGTGATGGACGCCGGCTCTCTCGGCTTCCTCGCGCAGCTCGGCGCTGATCGTGCCGGACATCAAGAGCACCGGCAGTCCCGGGCTGAGCATCGACATTTCGCGGGCGACGCGCAGGCCCGAGATCCGCGGCATGTTGTAGTCGGTGACGACCAGGTCGTAGCCGGTCGGGTCCGCGCGCACGGCCTCGATGGCGTCCTCCGGGCGCGAAAAGCCCGTGACGCGAAGGCCGAGCTCCGGGAACATCCGTTCGGCCAGGTGGACCAGGGCCTCCTCGTCGTCGAGGTACAGCACGTGGCCGAGTTGGTGCCCGTTGATTGCGGCCGCCGCTGCCGCCGTTCCTGGAGGAACCGGCGCCGCGTTTTGCGCCGCGGCATCGAGCGCGCCGGCATCGGGGAACAGAAGCTCGAACGTCGTGCCGGCGCCCGGCTGGCTGCGCACGGTCACCGATCCGTTCATCTGCGTGACCAGCCCGTGCACGACCGACAGCCCGAGACCCTGGTGCCTCTCCGACGAGCGCGTCGTGAAGAACGGCTCGAAGACCCGCCGCTGCGTGTCCTCGTCCATTCCGCAACCGTTGTCCTGCACGAAGATCCTCGCGCAGCCGCGGGCAACGGTCTCGGGCGCCGTGTCGACGACGATGCGGATCTGTCCCTGTCCGCCTACTGCCTCGCAGGCGTTGGACACGAGAGATCCGAGAATGTGCTCGAGGAAGACCGGGCCCGACAGCACGTTGGGAATCGTTTCGGCAAATCGCACGACCAGCTCGATGCCGGCGGGAACGTTCGCGCGAAGCGCGGGTAGCGCGCTCTCGACGAGGTTGCGAAGTGGAGCGGCCGACAGCGGTCGCGCATCGCCGCGGCTGAACGTCAGCAGTTGCCGCATCAGGCGTACTGCGCGATCGGCGGCTTTCGAGATCTCGTGCAGGCTCGCGCGCGCCGGCTCGGGCAGGCCGGGATCCATCAGTGCCAGCTCGGCGTTACCGGCGACGACGCTCAGGATGTTGCTGAAGTCGTGGGCAATGCCGGTGGCCAGGGTGCTGACGGCCTCGAGCTTCTGCGCCTGCGCGACTTTCGCCTCGAGCACGCGGCGTGTCTCTTCGGTGCTCCGGCGCTCGGTGATGTCCTCGGTGACGCCGACGATGCAGGGAACGGCGCGAGTTTCGTTGCCTTCCATCGGGAACGTGCGCGTGAGGACCCAGCGCTCGCTTCCGTCGGGCCGCCGGATACGGAATTCGGCCTGGCGCTCGCCGTTCTGCGTATGTTCGAACGCCAGGTGCGCGATGCGGTCGCGGTCGTCCGGATGGACGGCCTCGAGCCAGCTCGTGCCGTCGGCGTAGAGCGACTCGCGGCTGCGGCCCCAGATCGTCTCGTAAGCGGGGCTCACGTAGAGCACTTCCTCGATGCTCGACGAGCCGATCCAGAACGCCTGCGGCACGCTCTGGGCAAGCTCGTGGAACCGCGCTTCGCTGTCGCTCAGCCGCACCTCCAGGTGCTGGCGCGCTTCGTGGTGCATTTGCAGCGAGCGGTGGGACTGCTCGAGCTGGCGCATCTTGTCTTCGAGCTTGCGCAGCAAGGTGCGGTTGTAGTCGCGCAGCACCGACGAGTCGGCGTCCGCCGGCGGGCGCGCAGGCGATGCGACGGAATTCCTCAGGACGCGGTCCACCGTGTCGAGCAGCTCGTCGACGTCCCTCGACTTGGTCAGGAATGCATCCGCCCCGAGATCGAGCGCGAGGCTCTCGTCCTCCCCCTCGGTGTAGGCACCGGTAAAGACGATGAACGGGATCTGCTGCAGCGAAGGGTCTTCCTTCCACCGCGACAGCAGCGTGTAGCCGTCCATCACCGGCATCAGCAGGTCGGAGATCAGCAGGTCGGGGTGGAAAACATCCGCGACTTCGATGGCCTCCAGGCCCTGGTGCGCGCACTCGACCTCGAAGCCGTTGCTGACGAGCACCGCGCGAAGAGCCAGCAGGCTGTCGGCGTCGTCGTCGACGATGAGAACTCTCGCCATCATCACCCCGTCCCGTCCCGGCCGCGGCGGCCACTCCCCTGGCCCCGCGATGGTCCGGGACGCAGCGTAGACCGCTGCCGCGCGGGGCGCCAGTGGTCAATCGCAGGGGGCGCAGGGGGCGCAGCAGGCGCAGCGATCGCGCCAGACGCGACGGGCGCGCAGTGGTCGCCCGCCGGGATGCGCCGCCAGTGTCGGGCGCTGCGCTGCGTTGGGAAACGGCGCCGTCTCCTCCCCTCCCGCGGCGCCACGGGAGGGACGGCGCCAGACGTTCGCCCTTCCGGGCGAACCAGGCGCGATCACATGACCGCGAAGTAGTTGTCGACCGCGAAGGTCATCGCCTCCTCGGAGAACTCCAATGGTTTTTCGCGGTACCGGCAATAGCTGCGGATCTGCAGCATCAGGTCGCGAGGGTGGCAGCAGCGAAGCGGGCGACCCGCATCGTGCGCAGTCTTGCGGATGAGCACGTCGATGTCCGCTTTCGTGGGATACAGG is a genomic window of Candidatus Binatia bacterium containing:
- the thiL gene encoding thiamine-phosphate kinase, whose translation is MPSASRLTAAIPRRSRRSQRGAGEFDLIARIRADVARLGAGAGVAVGIGDDCAVVDAATRRARTSKARERLLLTTDTMVEGVHFQRAWMSPRQTGVRAWRAAVSDVAAMGGRPRWALLCLELPRGENEIAQRDVTALVRAVALEARRCGATLAGGNISAGAALSITLSIVGETDSRPVLRSTARPGDLVFVTGSLGGAAAGSKALARASAASGAALAGARRESAAYRLPPDRIEFASRAAALGLLHAMIDVSDGLVQDLGHLARESRVRLRIDVAAVPVHAAALRLEKRSGSRGAALELALGGGEDYELALTASPRAWPALERLAASQRVALMPIGVVERGRAAVVNDDGRAILVAGFDHLRRTRPRTTKKK
- the larB gene encoding nickel pincer cofactor biosynthesis protein LarB — translated: MNAALLEAMLASVAAGETSVAEAVERIRHLPFTDVEGARVDHHRELRTGLPEVIFGEGKTAQQIATIAREMVDRSGGVLVTRIDAGKVAALRDTVGDIEHYPDARIAMRRRDGSAAAADAAHVAAHVAVISAGTSDQPVAEEAARTLEFLGAGVRRYRDLGISGLHRLMAERHALSAASAVIVVAGMEGALPSVVGGLLDVPIIAVPTSIGYGASFGGLAALLAMMNSCAPGVTVVNIDNGFGAAVAAAAVLRVAARTR
- a CDS encoding sialate O-acetylesterase produces the protein MYRRVCLAAAVAAILCVVAAPCFADVSLALDSAAGTAPALFSDGVVLQRDTNVPVWGTASPGENVSVTVAGQTKTVAAGGDGRWRVLLDPMTAGGPYEMTVSGNNTIKLEDVLVGDVWICAGQSNMVIRRPDQNELAPFPFIHTMGRGGNWKERPSAMAFVFGRDLQAELGVPIGLINRAAGGTSMRSWLPLSAENDPDPTVQAILATWDGWGDEYQHQVQPLAGFAIRGIVYWQGEQDLKLARQDPGNIDHFYHLLPALARAWRADWQIGQIPFVFVQLPTGGGLQLDQVVTPLPPSPPSPDIAMRMRQATFNGLSEPGTALMVSIDIPGSVHPRDHDLYGYRLATAALGTTYGESFAYSGPIYASMSIESGGHVRLKFKPNTADALQAVGGPLQGFSISADGQNFVWAQAEIQANEVVVWNDSIPSPSVVHYAWDKYPTWANLFNGAGLGTAPFSTTETPAP
- a CDS encoding DUF3192 domain-containing protein; translated protein: MTGSSRNLPASSRRRPASAPFVASLVALLAASLAGCSGQALDVYQKGVDTNYQNVGSIKLGMTREQVESLMGTGQIVGYKRIQLRNPWRTESYRVGGRTEVVILYYVTQGYVWQGVDDAHALTPVVFEDGSVVGWGWNFLQRNRDRYTLDNALKPK
- a CDS encoding sodium:proton antiporter, yielding MVGLVPVAAAAGAAASPLGERLPLWSLGPFASLLLAIAVLPIAAEQWWHHNRNRAVVAALLSIPFAVWLVVSFGVEGLGELEHAAVDYASFLALLGSLYVVSGGVRLSWSAAASPASNAALLAVGAVLANLIGTTGASMLLIRPMLEANRDRANRVHLVVFFIFIVSNCGGLLTPFADPPLFLGFLKGVPFAWTLRFWREWLAINAMLLAAFLAVDFRLREPRPHQRLHAAGPPAIEGAHNFVFLAAIVAVILAKGSGLGSADGNWSFGVQESLMAAIAGASWITTDASVRERNGFTFAPIAEVAILFAGIFIAMIAPLAILNAKGGQLGIVTAGDYFWSTGLLSGFLDNAPTYLAFAAVACGQVGVGVESPRYLADYLAVRPDGSVVLEAISCGAVMMGAMTYIGNGPNLMVKAIAEENGVRMPGFVGYLAWSTAVLVPALVVVTLLFFR
- a CDS encoding trypsin-like serine protease, with amino-acid sequence MIHAGKALAAAAFVLVLAACGEALADGASAAAPGGGPDIVNGIPTNLQPTTGALLFVGPDLKNEFLDCSGVLIGCRTVLTAAHCVCKTTDNYADCVSKELPTIDDADLRFFFQHSGFQHVRDIFVNPSYVRGVSGDLAILRLSEIVTGIEPSPYHQDFPLNVTDGTDGVIAGFGSSGDDRVDEAIKRVGEVTTAACPVGSGVLEPANICWNFTAPILKPGDESNLCVKDDGGPLFIDFGAGPEVAGIHAGGGASCNVDSFSYDTAVGRNRDWITEVGGPDVKRDQCSDLGEVGDPWVLVQGGEGTLPKTDTEMRFAFDVPKDEILIRATVNGETESDGDYDMFVGLNEKVPTRFDNDCQQRGVGEFGSCSFTTANVTRVNVLIRHVRPHVGKGKSRFQVTVTAWEPAPPAGNPPDAPDVLRYTKRATGFRLLSWLDESDDETGFELQRRPGTDTTASFTTRATIGANHTSILQAIPDDEVFTYRVRAFNVHGPSAWSNLCVVNKRLHRPTNLHTTLITATAVTLHWHDNADDESHYEVQRRLFGTTKWKSVATLPPNTQDFVDHGVAPGQTFEYQVRAKGFVDECIPHSRFSAILDVTTPAS
- a CDS encoding response regulator, with product MARVLIVDDDADSLLALRAVLVSNGFEVECAHQGLEAIEVADVFHPDLLISDLLMPVMDGYTLLSRWKEDPSLQQIPFIVFTGAYTEGEDESLALDLGADAFLTKSRDVDELLDTVDRVLRNSVASPARPPADADSSVLRDYNRTLLRKLEDKMRQLEQSHRSLQMHHEARQHLEVRLSDSEARFHELAQSVPQAFWIGSSSIEEVLYVSPAYETIWGRSRESLYADGTSWLEAVHPDDRDRIAHLAFEHTQNGERQAEFRIRRPDGSERWVLTRTFPMEGNETRAVPCIVGVTEDITERRSTEETRRVLEAKVAQAQKLEAVSTLATGIAHDFSNILSVVAGNAELALMDPGLPEPARASLHEISKAADRAVRLMRQLLTFSRGDARPLSAAPLRNLVESALPALRANVPAGIELVVRFAETIPNVLSGPVFLEHILGSLVSNACEAVGGQGQIRIVVDTAPETVARGCARIFVQDNGCGMDEDTQRRVFEPFFTTRSSERHQGLGLSVVHGLVTQMNGSVTVRSQPGAGTTFELLFPDAGALDAAAQNAAPVPPGTAAAAAAINGHQLGHVLYLDDEEALVHLAERMFPELGLRVTGFSRPEDAIEAVRADPTGYDLVVTDYNMPRISGLRVAREMSMLSPGLPVLLMSGTISAELREEAERAGVHHLVRKPDTIDQLCETVADVLKQARAPSTAPGGGMPAAG